One Hyphomicrobium album genomic window carries:
- a CDS encoding Crp/Fnr family transcriptional regulator: MLAVSQSVDRCTPPASVDPAPKSARVRRMGRGETLFHAGDQRRLYRVERGALCHYLRWDDGHHEVIEFAFPGDIIGLGHLDVHTSTAQAVAKTIVSPVSEEEFEQLLETDGQLAARFTAAADREFDFLRARALATAGKLPAAGRVASFLAALSRMGASEGRDPAFITDEFSSGAVADHLNMTVDALAAALRDLEARGIVTPVRNGLRIADLEALERFADAA; the protein is encoded by the coding sequence ATGCTTGCAGTATCTCAGTCGGTCGATCGGTGCACGCCGCCCGCCAGCGTCGATCCGGCGCCTAAGTCGGCGCGGGTGCGCCGGATGGGGCGCGGCGAGACGCTGTTTCATGCCGGCGACCAGCGCCGGCTGTATCGCGTCGAGCGCGGCGCCCTGTGCCACTACCTGCGTTGGGACGACGGTCATCACGAGGTGATCGAGTTCGCCTTCCCCGGAGACATCATCGGGCTCGGGCATCTCGACGTGCACACCAGCACGGCGCAGGCCGTAGCCAAGACCATCGTAAGCCCGGTCAGCGAGGAGGAGTTCGAGCAGCTGCTCGAGACCGACGGCCAGCTCGCCGCGCGGTTTACGGCCGCCGCCGACCGCGAGTTCGACTTCCTGCGCGCCCGCGCGCTCGCTACAGCCGGTAAGTTGCCGGCGGCGGGGCGCGTGGCTTCGTTTCTCGCGGCGCTCTCACGCATGGGCGCGAGCGAGGGTCGCGATCCGGCCTTCATCACCGATGAGTTTTCGTCCGGCGCCGTCGCCGATCATCTCAACATGACGGTCGACGCTCTGGCCGCTGCGCTGCGCGATCTGGAAGCGCGCGGCATCGTCACGCCCGTCCGCAACGGCCTGCGCATAGCTGATCTCGAAGCTCTCGAGCGCTTCGCCGACGCCGCGTAA
- a CDS encoding PRC-barrel domain-containing protein, whose product MKKLLATASIVALMALPALAQDAAAPAVEKAPAEKTAALHAGDVSAKALLNESVKNAANETIGDINDVLIGGDGKVSAVIVGVGGFLGMGEKDVALPYDQLVFAKDVGDDLVVTTHATKESLETAPEYIKPEDRS is encoded by the coding sequence ATGAAGAAGCTTCTGGCGACCGCGTCGATCGTCGCCCTGATGGCCCTGCCGGCGCTGGCGCAGGACGCGGCCGCGCCGGCCGTCGAAAAGGCCCCGGCCGAGAAGACAGCGGCGCTGCATGCGGGCGACGTTTCCGCCAAGGCGCTGCTGAATGAGAGCGTCAAGAATGCCGCCAACGAAACCATCGGCGACATCAACGACGTGCTCATCGGCGGCGACGGTAAGGTCTCGGCGGTGATCGTCGGCGTCGGCGGCTTCCTCGGTATGGGCGAGAAGGACGTCGCGCTGCCCTACGATCAGCTCGTCTTCGCCAAAGATGTAGGGGACGACCTCGTAGTCACGACCCACGCAACCAAGGAGAGCCTCGAAACGGCTCCCGAATACATCAAGCCAGAAGACCGCTCGTAA
- a CDS encoding helix-turn-helix domain-containing protein has translation MPSAAKCGDAVPVTTPACIPKTHEEPLARVAALLISISRNNSYEGRDPSVMPDALTSGFVADLLGIDIDELSTLLVDLNRRGLVEPCGSTLKLKDMPALERLAD, from the coding sequence ATGCCATCGGCAGCCAAGTGCGGCGATGCCGTTCCGGTTACAACGCCGGCGTGCATCCCCAAGACGCACGAGGAGCCGCTTGCCCGGGTCGCCGCGCTGCTGATCTCGATCTCGCGCAACAACAGCTATGAAGGACGCGACCCGAGCGTCATGCCCGACGCCCTGACGTCCGGGTTCGTCGCCGATCTACTTGGCATCGATATCGACGAGCTTTCGACGCTTCTCGTCGATCTCAATCGCCGCGGTCTGGTCGAGCCTTGCGGGTCCACCCTGAAGTTGAAGGACATGCCGGCGCTGGAGCGCCTGGCGGACTAG
- a CDS encoding Hsp20/alpha crystallin family protein → MKDDPTRLMWSEACEMLARAERMHRQFFQPVRSVSRLPAWEPPADVLESAEDVLVVVALPGVKPESVEVAIDSGGDLLVAGARTVPPELRSAVIHRLELPQGRFERRLRLPPGSYSNVRHKFVDGCLLVLLSKSEPSRG, encoded by the coding sequence ATGAAGGACGATCCCACGAGATTGATGTGGTCGGAGGCCTGCGAGATGCTGGCTAGGGCAGAACGCATGCATCGTCAGTTCTTTCAGCCGGTGCGCTCGGTATCGCGGCTTCCGGCATGGGAGCCGCCGGCCGACGTGTTGGAGAGCGCCGAAGATGTGCTGGTCGTCGTCGCCTTGCCGGGCGTGAAGCCAGAGTCGGTCGAGGTGGCAATCGACAGCGGGGGCGACCTGCTCGTCGCCGGCGCCCGCACCGTGCCGCCGGAGCTGCGCTCCGCCGTCATCCATCGGCTGGAGCTGCCGCAGGGACGCTTCGAGCGCCGGCTGCGTCTGCCGCCCGGCAGCTACAGCAACGTTCGCCACAAGTTCGTCGACGGCTGTCTCCTCGTGCTGTTGTCAAAATCGGAGCCCTCGCGTGGCTGA
- the lon gene encoding endopeptidase La translates to MKLDAAQGEAGGRPAGNNLPPLPADAIAIIPVREMTLFPGVVLPVTVGRQRSIAAAQSAVREQRQVGILMQRDGEQAEPQPIDLHRIGTVANVVRYVTAPDGTHHLVVQGDERFQAVEFLSGWPFFVARVQRVADTEDRTPEIEARFLNLQRQAVEALELLPQAPPEMIVAVQSVRSPGALADLAAAYLDLQPAEKQEILETIDVSARMDKVSKLLAHRIEVLRLSQEIGRQTKAALDERQREVLLREQMAAIQRQLGEGEQSKAQDIAELSEAIAKAGMPKEVEDQARKELRRLERMPEASPDYGMTRTYLDWLIELPWKLPEETPIDIKEARKILDEDHYGLDKIKRRIVEFLAVRKLAPGGKAPILCFVGPPGVGKTSLGQSIARAMNRKFVRVSLGGVHDEAEIRGHRRTYIGALPGNIIQGIRKAGARNCVMMLDEIDKLGSGIQGDPRAAMLEVLDPEQNATFRDNYLAVPFDLSRVVFITTANVLDSIPGPLRDRMEIIQLSGYSAEEKFNIAKRYLVARQLEANGVKAEQVALDDDALRDIIGLYTREAGVRNLEREIGKVLRHAAVRIAEGESGPIRITAADLPAILGGPVFESEVAMRTSVPGVATGLAWTPVGGDILFIEATRNAGNGKLILTGQLGEVMRESVQAALSLLKNRAGQLGIDAGVFEKSDIHVHVPAGAIPKDGPSAGVAMFIALSSLMTDRSVRSDTAMTGEISLRGLVLPVGGIKEKLAAAARAGITRVMLPARNKKDIEDLSEETRRQLELIWLEKVEDALAAALDVQPAAATA, encoded by the coding sequence ATGAAACTCGACGCGGCGCAGGGCGAAGCTGGCGGGCGCCCTGCCGGAAATAATCTGCCGCCGCTGCCGGCCGACGCCATCGCCATCATCCCGGTGCGCGAGATGACGCTTTTTCCGGGCGTCGTCCTGCCAGTGACCGTGGGCCGCCAGCGATCGATCGCGGCGGCGCAGAGCGCGGTGCGCGAGCAGCGCCAAGTCGGCATCCTCATGCAGCGCGACGGCGAGCAGGCCGAGCCGCAGCCGATCGATCTGCATCGCATCGGCACGGTGGCCAATGTCGTGCGCTACGTAACGGCGCCCGACGGCACGCATCATCTCGTGGTTCAGGGCGACGAGCGCTTCCAGGCGGTCGAGTTCCTGAGCGGCTGGCCGTTCTTCGTCGCGCGCGTGCAGCGCGTCGCCGACACGGAGGATCGCACTCCGGAGATCGAGGCGCGTTTTCTCAACCTGCAGCGCCAGGCCGTCGAGGCACTCGAGCTTCTGCCGCAGGCACCGCCGGAGATGATCGTCGCCGTGCAGAGCGTGCGCTCGCCCGGCGCGCTGGCCGATCTTGCGGCCGCGTATCTCGATCTGCAGCCGGCGGAGAAGCAGGAGATCCTCGAGACGATCGACGTCTCCGCCCGCATGGACAAGGTATCGAAGCTGCTGGCGCACCGCATCGAGGTGCTGCGCCTGTCGCAGGAGATCGGCCGGCAGACCAAGGCCGCGCTGGACGAGCGCCAGCGCGAGGTCTTGCTGCGCGAGCAGATGGCGGCAATCCAGCGGCAGCTCGGCGAGGGCGAGCAGAGCAAGGCGCAGGACATTGCCGAGCTCTCCGAGGCCATCGCCAAGGCGGGCATGCCGAAAGAGGTCGAGGATCAGGCGCGCAAGGAGCTGCGGCGGTTGGAGCGCATGCCCGAGGCATCGCCCGACTACGGCATGACGCGCACCTATCTCGACTGGCTGATCGAGCTGCCGTGGAAGCTGCCTGAAGAGACGCCGATCGACATCAAGGAGGCGCGCAAGATTCTCGACGAGGACCACTACGGCCTCGACAAGATCAAGCGGCGCATCGTCGAGTTCCTCGCCGTGCGCAAGCTCGCGCCCGGCGGCAAGGCACCGATCCTGTGCTTCGTCGGACCGCCCGGCGTCGGCAAGACGTCGCTCGGGCAATCGATCGCACGCGCCATGAACCGCAAGTTCGTGCGCGTCAGTCTCGGCGGCGTGCACGACGAGGCTGAGATTCGCGGTCACCGCCGCACCTACATCGGCGCGCTGCCGGGCAACATCATCCAGGGCATCCGCAAGGCGGGGGCGCGCAACTGCGTGATGATGCTGGACGAGATCGACAAGCTCGGCTCCGGCATCCAGGGCGATCCGCGCGCCGCGATGCTCGAGGTGCTCGACCCTGAGCAGAATGCGACCTTCCGCGACAACTATCTCGCCGTGCCGTTCGACCTGAGCCGCGTTGTTTTCATCACGACCGCCAACGTGCTGGATTCCATTCCCGGCCCGCTGCGCGACCGCATGGAGATCATCCAGCTCTCCGGCTATTCGGCCGAGGAGAAGTTCAACATCGCCAAGCGCTATCTCGTGGCGCGCCAGCTCGAGGCCAACGGCGTGAAGGCCGAGCAGGTGGCGCTCGACGATGATGCGCTGCGCGACATCATCGGCCTCTATACGCGCGAAGCGGGTGTTCGCAACTTGGAGCGTGAGATCGGCAAGGTCTTGCGGCACGCCGCCGTGCGCATCGCCGAAGGCGAGTCGGGGCCGATCCGGATTACCGCGGCGGACCTACCTGCCATCCTGGGCGGTCCGGTGTTCGAGAGCGAGGTCGCCATGCGCACATCCGTGCCGGGCGTCGCGACCGGGCTCGCGTGGACGCCGGTGGGCGGCGACATCCTCTTCATCGAAGCGACGCGGAACGCGGGCAACGGCAAGCTCATCCTCACCGGCCAGCTGGGGGAGGTCATGCGCGAAAGCGTTCAGGCGGCTTTGTCGCTCCTCAAGAATCGCGCTGGGCAACTCGGCATCGACGCCGGCGTGTTCGAGAAGAGCGACATCCACGTGCACGTGCCGGCCGGCGCCATCCCCAAGGACGGCCCTTCGGCAGGCGTGGCGATGTTCATCGCGCTGTCGTCGCTGATGACCGATCGCTCGGTGCGCTCGGACACGGCGATGACGGGGGAGATCAGCCTGCGCGGGCTGGTGCTGCCGGTGGGCGGCATCAAGGAGAAGCTCGCCGCCGCCGCGCGGGCCGGCATCACGCGGGTGATGCTGCCGGCCCGCAACAAGAAGGACATCGAGGACCTGTCGGAGGAGACGCGCCGGCAACTCGAGCTGATCTGGCTGGAGAAGGTCGAGGACGCGCTCGCCGCAGCCCTCGACGTCCAGCCAGCCGCCGCTACCGCCTGA
- the rimO gene encoding 30S ribosomal protein S12 methylthiotransferase RimO — protein sequence MTATLEKSGSDEKKRGHVPTVGFVSLGCPKALVDSERILTKLRAEGYRVAPDYAGADVVVVNTCGFLDSAKQESLDAIGEAMAENGRVIVTGCFGVEEGRIRESHPGVLAVTGPHQYEQVVEAVHAAVPPVHDPFMDLVPAEGLRLTPRHYAYLKISEGCNNRCSFCIIPQLRGDLVSRPSNHVMTEAERLVKAGVKELLVISQDTSAYGLDLKYAESPWKGRPLPARFQQLCEALGELGAWVRLHYVYPYPHVDNVIPLMAEGKILPYLDIPFQHASPAVLKAMRRPAHQEKTLERLRRWREMCPDLAVRSTFIVGFPGETDEDFEFLLQWLREVELARVGCFRYEPVAGAPANDIAAVVPDEVKEERWHRFMATAKEVSEKRLAGIVGREIDVIVDEVDDEGALGRSQWDAPEIDGSVFLNGDTALKAGDIVKARVTNADDYDLWAERV from the coding sequence ATGACAGCCACCCTGGAAAAATCCGGTTCGGACGAGAAGAAGCGTGGCCACGTGCCGACCGTCGGCTTCGTGTCGCTGGGCTGCCCCAAGGCGCTGGTCGATAGCGAGCGCATCCTCACCAAGCTGCGGGCCGAAGGCTATCGCGTGGCGCCCGACTACGCCGGCGCCGACGTGGTGGTGGTGAACACCTGCGGGTTTCTCGATTCCGCCAAGCAGGAGAGCCTCGACGCTATCGGCGAGGCGATGGCCGAGAACGGCCGCGTCATCGTCACCGGCTGCTTCGGCGTCGAGGAAGGTCGCATTCGCGAGAGCCACCCGGGCGTGCTCGCCGTCACCGGTCCGCATCAATATGAGCAGGTTGTCGAGGCGGTACACGCCGCCGTGCCGCCGGTGCATGACCCCTTCATGGACCTCGTGCCGGCCGAGGGCTTGCGGCTGACGCCGCGCCATTATGCCTACCTGAAAATTTCCGAAGGCTGCAACAACCGCTGCTCGTTCTGCATCATCCCGCAGCTGCGCGGCGACCTAGTGAGCCGGCCGTCGAACCACGTGATGACCGAGGCGGAGCGGCTGGTGAAGGCGGGCGTCAAGGAGCTGCTCGTCATCAGCCAGGACACGAGCGCCTACGGCCTCGACCTCAAGTATGCCGAGAGCCCGTGGAAGGGGCGCCCGCTGCCGGCGCGCTTCCAGCAGCTGTGCGAGGCATTGGGCGAGCTCGGCGCCTGGGTGCGGCTGCACTACGTCTATCCCTACCCGCACGTCGACAACGTCATCCCGCTGATGGCCGAAGGGAAGATCCTTCCCTATCTGGACATCCCCTTCCAGCACGCCTCGCCCGCGGTGCTCAAAGCCATGCGCCGCCCGGCGCATCAGGAGAAGACGCTGGAGCGCCTCCGCCGCTGGCGGGAGATGTGCCCCGACCTCGCGGTGCGCTCGACCTTCATCGTCGGCTTCCCCGGCGAGACCGACGAGGACTTCGAGTTCCTGCTGCAGTGGCTGCGCGAAGTAGAGCTCGCCCGCGTCGGCTGCTTCCGCTACGAGCCGGTGGCGGGCGCGCCGGCGAACGACATCGCCGCTGTCGTGCCGGACGAGGTGAAGGAGGAACGCTGGCACCGGTTCATGGCGACGGCGAAAGAGGTGAGCGAGAAGCGGCTCGCCGGCATCGTCGGGCGCGAGATCGACGTCATCGTCGACGAGGTCGACGATGAAGGTGCGCTCGGGCGCTCGCAGTGGGACGCGCCGGAGATCGACGGCAGCGTGTTCCTCAACGGCGATACCGCGTTGAAGGCCGGCGACATCGTCAAGGCGCGCGTCACCAACGCCGACGACTACGACCTGTGGGCCGAGCGCGTTTAG
- the aroC gene encoding chorismate synthase — translation MSHNTFGHLFRMTTWGESHGPALGCVVDGCPPGIPLEAAEIQAFLDKRRPGQSRFTTQRQEPDEVEILSGVFPDAEGRQVTTGTPISLMIRNVDQRSKDYGDISSKFRPGHADYTYWKKYGIRDFRGGGRSSARETAARVAAGAIARKVLAGVTIRGALVQMGNIKVDRSLWDWDTVNANPFFCPDAATAVHWAEYLDKVRKSGSSIGAVIEVIAEGVPAGWGAPIYGKLDQDIASAMMSINAVKGVEIGAGMDAAELTGEENADEIRIGRDGQPCFLSNHAGGILGGISTGQPIVCRFAVKPTSSILTPRKTIDLDGDETEVVTKGRHDPCVGIRAVPIGEAMLAVVLADHFLRHRAQIG, via the coding sequence ATGTCCCACAACACCTTCGGCCATCTGTTCCGTATGACGACCTGGGGCGAAAGCCACGGGCCGGCGCTCGGCTGTGTCGTCGACGGATGCCCGCCGGGAATTCCGCTCGAGGCGGCCGAGATCCAGGCGTTCCTCGACAAGCGCCGCCCGGGACAGTCGCGCTTCACCACCCAGCGGCAGGAGCCGGACGAGGTGGAGATACTGTCCGGCGTCTTCCCCGATGCGGAGGGCCGCCAGGTGACCACCGGCACGCCCATCTCGCTGATGATCCGCAATGTCGACCAGCGGTCGAAGGACTACGGCGACATCTCCAGCAAATTTCGCCCAGGCCACGCCGACTACACCTATTGGAAGAAGTACGGCATCCGCGACTTCCGCGGCGGTGGCCGCTCGTCGGCTCGTGAGACCGCAGCCCGCGTCGCGGCCGGCGCCATCGCCCGCAAGGTGCTGGCGGGTGTGACCATCCGCGGGGCCCTCGTGCAGATGGGCAACATCAAGGTCGACCGCTCGCTGTGGGACTGGGACACGGTGAACGCCAATCCGTTTTTCTGCCCCGACGCGGCGACCGCCGTGCACTGGGCCGAGTACCTCGACAAGGTGCGCAAGTCCGGCTCTTCGATCGGCGCGGTGATCGAGGTGATCGCCGAAGGCGTGCCTGCCGGCTGGGGCGCTCCGATCTACGGCAAGCTCGACCAGGACATCGCTTCGGCCATGATGAGCATAAATGCCGTCAAGGGTGTCGAGATCGGCGCCGGGATGGACGCTGCCGAATTGACCGGCGAGGAAAACGCCGATGAAATTCGCATCGGCCGCGACGGGCAGCCGTGCTTCCTGTCCAACCACGCCGGCGGCATTTTAGGTGGCATCTCGACGGGACAACCCATCGTCTGCCGCTTCGCCGTGAAGCCCACGTCGTCCATTCTGACGCCGCGCAAGACCATCGATCTCGATGGCGACGAGACCGAAGTGGTCACCAAGGGACGCCACGATCCGTGCGTCGGCATTCGCGCCGTGCCGATCGGCGAAGCGATGCTCGCTGTCGTTCTGGCCGACCACTTCCTGCGCCATCGCGCACAGATCGGCTGA
- a CDS encoding histidine phosphatase family protein, which produces MRAGPTIYFIRHGETDWNAQSRYQGQADIPMNETGRAQARRNGEALRGLLPGIAQCRYVASPLLRARETMEIVRGVMGLDPGAYSIDERLKELHYGHWQGIFAADLPDVDAAGIAARSQDTFRWRPTGGESYEDLMARAVGWLADVADDTVVAGHGGISRVLRGHLYGVDPSAVPELEVPQDKVLILRRDGLEWL; this is translated from the coding sequence ATGCGCGCCGGGCCCACCATCTACTTCATCCGCCACGGCGAGACCGACTGGAACGCGCAGTCGCGCTACCAGGGCCAGGCCGATATCCCGATGAACGAGACCGGTCGCGCCCAGGCCCGCCGCAATGGCGAGGCGCTCCGCGGACTGCTGCCCGGCATCGCTCAATGCCGCTACGTCGCGAGCCCGCTCCTGCGCGCCCGCGAGACGATGGAGATCGTGCGTGGCGTCATGGGGCTCGACCCCGGAGCCTACTCGATCGACGAGCGCCTCAAGGAACTCCACTACGGCCACTGGCAGGGCATTTTCGCCGCTGACCTGCCGGACGTCGACGCGGCCGGCATCGCCGCACGGTCGCAGGATACGTTCCGCTGGCGGCCGACGGGCGGCGAAAGCTACGAGGACCTGATGGCGCGCGCGGTCGGCTGGCTCGCCGACGTCGCCGACGACACGGTCGTCGCAGGTCATGGGGGCATCAGCCGGGTGCTGCGGGGCCACCTCTACGGCGTCGACCCGTCCGCCGTGCCGGAGCTCGAGGTACCGCAAGACAAGGTGCTCATCCTGCGCCGCGACGGCCTGGAGTGGTTGTAG
- the fabI gene encoding enoyl-ACP reductase FabI, whose product MTEPLPSAGVAKGNLLAGKRGLIMGLANNRSIAWGIARAAAAQGAELAFTYQGDALKKRVEPLAAELGSKIVLPCDVVDAQSMDAVFDELQRVWGRLDFFVHCIAFSDKAELDGRYVDTSEKNFTQTMLVSCYSFTALASRAEKLMPPGGSMLTLTYYGAEKVMPHYNVMGVAKAALEASVRYLAADLGQKGIRVNAISAGPIKTLAASGIADFRYILRWNEYNSPLRRTVTIEEVGSAGLYLLSDLSRGVTGEVHHVDSGYHVQGMKNEDAPDITVAKSDDA is encoded by the coding sequence ATGACGGAGCCATTGCCGAGCGCAGGGGTTGCGAAGGGCAACCTGTTGGCTGGCAAACGCGGCCTTATCATGGGCTTAGCCAACAATCGCTCGATCGCCTGGGGTATCGCCCGGGCGGCGGCGGCGCAAGGCGCCGAGCTCGCCTTCACGTATCAGGGCGATGCCCTGAAGAAGCGGGTCGAGCCGCTCGCCGCCGAGCTCGGCTCCAAGATCGTCCTCCCCTGCGACGTCGTCGACGCCCAGTCGATGGATGCCGTATTCGACGAGTTGCAGAGGGTCTGGGGCCGGCTCGACTTCTTCGTCCATTGCATAGCCTTTTCCGACAAGGCAGAGCTCGACGGCCGCTACGTCGACACCAGCGAGAAGAACTTCACGCAGACGATGCTCGTCTCCTGCTACTCGTTCACGGCACTGGCGTCGCGGGCAGAGAAGCTCATGCCGCCCGGCGGCTCGATGCTCACGTTGACCTACTACGGCGCCGAGAAGGTGATGCCGCACTATAACGTCATGGGCGTCGCCAAGGCCGCGCTCGAGGCGAGCGTGCGCTATCTCGCCGCCGACCTCGGCCAAAAGGGCATCCGCGTCAACGCCATCTCGGCCGGCCCGATCAAGACGCTGGCCGCCTCCGGCATCGCCGACTTCCGCTACATCCTGCGCTGGAACGAGTACAATTCCCCGCTGCGCCGGACGGTGACCATCGAGGAGGTCGGCAGCGCCGGTCTCTATCTGCTGTCCGATCTGTCGCGCGGCGTCACCGGCGAGGTGCATCACGTCGACAGCGGCTATCACGTGCAGGGCATGAAGAACGAAGATGCCCCGGACATCACCGTGGCCAAGTCCGACGACGCCTGA
- the pdxH gene encoding pyridoxamine 5'-phosphate oxidase, translating to MTEKPSGPPTEDHTPGDFAEAAEPFALFDEWMADATRHEPNDPNAVALATVDAAGHPNVRMVLLKAVDPAGYPARGFVFFTNYESTKGVELLAHPYAALDFHWKSLHRQVRVRGPVTQVSDAEADAYFATRPRSAQIGAWASQQSRPLESRFALEKAVAAETAKHLVGKVPRPPHWSGFRITPLEIEFWHSRLSRLHERVMFKRAEAGGDWTKTRLYP from the coding sequence GTGACCGAGAAGCCTAGCGGGCCGCCTACGGAGGATCATACGCCCGGCGACTTTGCCGAGGCGGCGGAGCCGTTCGCGCTATTCGATGAGTGGATGGCCGACGCGACGCGCCACGAGCCGAACGATCCGAACGCCGTGGCGCTGGCGACGGTCGATGCCGCCGGTCATCCCAACGTGCGCATGGTCTTGTTGAAAGCCGTCGATCCCGCCGGGTATCCCGCGCGCGGCTTCGTGTTCTTCACGAACTACGAAAGCACCAAGGGCGTGGAGCTGCTCGCCCACCCCTATGCTGCGCTCGACTTCCATTGGAAGAGTCTGCACCGCCAGGTGCGCGTGCGCGGTCCGGTTACGCAGGTGAGCGACGCCGAGGCGGATGCCTACTTCGCCACACGTCCCCGGTCGGCGCAGATCGGCGCCTGGGCATCGCAGCAGTCGCGCCCGCTCGAAAGCCGCTTCGCGCTCGAGAAGGCGGTCGCCGCCGAGACTGCTAAGCATCTCGTCGGCAAGGTACCGCGGCCGCCGCATTGGTCGGGCTTCCGCATCACGCCGCTCGAGATCGAGTTCTGGCATTCGCGCCTGTCGCGCCTGCACGAGCGGGTCATGTTCAAGCGCGCCGAGGCCGGCGGGGACTGGACCAAGACGCGCCTTTATCCCTGA
- a CDS encoding SDR family NAD(P)-dependent oxidoreductase, producing the protein MPASGKQKRKTLVLTGASRGIGHATVKRFAAAGWRVISCSRHPFPEQCPWEQGRNDHLQVDLAEAADTARAINDLKARLAEDGSELHALVNNAGISPKTERGTRLNSIETSLDIWRHVYQVNFFAPIMLARGLLDELERAQGAVVNVTSIAGSRVHPFAGSAYATSKAALAALTREMAADFGPRGIRVNSISPGEIDTSILSPGTGKIVEEQIPMHRLGSPEEVARAIYFLCSEQSSYVHGAELHINGGQHI; encoded by the coding sequence ATGCCGGCGAGCGGCAAACAAAAGCGCAAGACGCTGGTGCTGACGGGAGCGTCGCGCGGCATCGGCCACGCCACCGTGAAGCGTTTCGCTGCCGCGGGGTGGCGCGTGATCAGTTGCTCCCGGCATCCTTTTCCGGAGCAGTGTCCCTGGGAGCAAGGACGCAACGATCACCTGCAGGTTGATCTAGCGGAGGCGGCCGACACGGCGCGAGCAATCAACGATCTCAAGGCGCGCCTGGCGGAAGATGGTTCGGAGCTGCACGCGCTCGTCAATAATGCGGGCATCAGCCCGAAGACCGAGCGCGGGACGCGGCTCAACTCCATCGAGACGTCGCTCGACATCTGGCGGCATGTCTATCAGGTGAACTTCTTCGCGCCCATCATGCTGGCGCGCGGCTTGCTCGACGAGTTGGAACGCGCACAGGGCGCGGTCGTCAACGTCACGTCCATCGCCGGCAGCCGCGTGCATCCGTTCGCTGGGTCGGCCTATGCGACGTCGAAAGCCGCGCTCGCGGCGCTGACGCGCGAGATGGCGGCCGACTTCGGGCCGCGCGGCATTCGCGTCAACTCCATCTCGCCGGGCGAGATCGACACGTCGATCCTGTCGCCGGGGACGGGCAAGATCGTCGAGGAGCAAATTCCCATGCACCGCCTCGGATCGCCCGAGGAGGTGGCCCGGGCGATCTATTTCCTATGCAGCGAGCAATCGAGCTACGTGCATGGCGCCGAGCTGCACATTAACGGTGGCCAGCACATCTAG
- a CDS encoding DUF1499 domain-containing protein: MFSAVLLATAIFLHRLFSLPTPIAENLAWVAFVGAGLSLLMSALATIGIWRTGRPGTARVVFAIIVSLGLMLWPIIFLPKYESLPSINDVTTDVTSPPPFVEIAKLRAPGSNPVEYPGPSFARKQLAAYPDIKPIEIDRPAEEVFGLAAEAIKRLKMEIVHQEAPDVGAGRAGLIEVADRTLILGLYEDVAIRVTGSDQSARVDVRSASRYGSHDLGRNADRVRQILKEIVTVMESTVPAARVEQPDEAKAAKEERPRNRRSKNRRRR; this comes from the coding sequence GTGTTTTCGGCCGTGCTCCTCGCCACGGCGATCTTCCTACACCGCCTATTCTCGTTGCCGACGCCGATCGCCGAGAACCTGGCTTGGGTCGCCTTCGTCGGCGCCGGACTGTCGCTGCTGATGTCGGCCTTGGCCACCATCGGCATCTGGCGGACCGGCAGGCCCGGCACCGCGCGCGTTGTGTTCGCCATCATTGTCAGCCTCGGCCTGATGCTGTGGCCGATCATCTTCCTGCCGAAGTACGAGAGCCTGCCCAGCATCAACGACGTGACAACCGATGTGACGAGCCCGCCGCCGTTCGTCGAAATTGCCAAGCTTCGCGCGCCGGGTAGCAACCCGGTCGAGTATCCCGGACCGTCGTTCGCGCGTAAGCAGCTTGCCGCATATCCCGACATCAAGCCCATCGAGATCGATCGCCCGGCGGAAGAAGTGTTTGGGCTCGCCGCGGAGGCGATCAAGCGGCTGAAGATGGAGATTGTGCATCAGGAAGCGCCCGACGTTGGCGCCGGCCGCGCTGGCCTCATCGAGGTCGCCGACCGCACGCTGATCCTCGGCCTCTATGAGGACGTCGCCATCCGCGTGACCGGTAGCGATCAGAGCGCACGCGTCGACGTGCGCTCCGCCTCGCGCTACGGGTCGCATGATCTCGGCCGCAACGCCGACCGCGTTCGCCAGATCCTGAAAGAGATCGTGACGGTGATGGAGTCGACCGTGCCCGCGGCGCGTGTCGAGCAACCGGACGAGGCAAAGGCCGCTAAAGAGGAACGGCCACGCAATCGACGTTCGAAGAATCGGCGCAGGCGATAA